The following coding sequences lie in one Vicugna pacos chromosome 5, VicPac4, whole genome shotgun sequence genomic window:
- the LOC140696487 gene encoding small cysteine and glycine repeat-containing protein 10-like produces the protein MGCCGCGGCGGGCGCGGCGGGCGCGGCGGGCGCGGCGGGCGGCDSCTSYRCSRGGSCCGCCGGCCGCCCNTPVVCCYRRTCRRHSCDCGCGCGKGCCQQKCCCQQRCCKRQCCH, from the coding sequence ATGGGCTGCTGTGGTTGTGGTGGCTGCGGTGGTGGCTGCGGTTGTGGTGGCTGCGGTGGTGGCTGCGGTTGTGGTGGCTGCGGTGGTGGCTGCGGCTGCGGTGGCTGCGGCGGTGGCTGTGGCGGCTGTGACAGCTGCACCTCGTACAGGTGCTCCCGGGGCGGCTCCTGCTGCGGCTGCTGTGGGGGCTGCTGCGGCTGCTGCTGCAACACCCCCGTGGTCTGCTGCTACCGCCGCACCTGCCGCCGCCACTCGTGTGactgcggctgcggctgcgggaAGGGCTGCTGTCAGCAGAAGTGCTGCTGTCAGCAGAGGTGCTGCAAGAGGCAGTGCTGCCACTAG